Proteins encoded in a region of the Sphingomonas sp. HMP9 genome:
- a CDS encoding agmatine deiminase family protein, with product MTTPAASTPAEWAHHKAVWIGFPSHADLWLDDLEPARDEVVAFAKAVHAEGKGETVILVAADVGSATTAKRLAPFAQVVVEPFGDIWLRDTAPIIVGDGSARDFRFNGWGGKYDLPGDDTIGQRLAASRHKRVEACDWVLEGGAIDGDGTGTVVTTAQCLLNRNRNPSLSKAEIEARLASDLGYTRVVWLGDGLVNDHTDGHVDNLARFVGEGRVAIPQAADNDPNWQVYQNAARDAAAAGLEVVTIPSPGRVLRDEEVVPASYMNFYIGNAAVVVPLYGAENDQAAVVAIQALFPDREVVGQRADHILTGGGSFHCISQQIPG from the coding sequence GTGACTACACCCGCCGCCTCTACCCCCGCCGAATGGGCGCACCACAAGGCCGTGTGGATCGGCTTTCCGAGCCATGCGGACCTGTGGCTGGACGATCTTGAACCCGCGCGCGACGAGGTCGTCGCGTTCGCAAAGGCGGTCCATGCCGAGGGCAAGGGCGAGACGGTGATCCTGGTCGCGGCGGACGTCGGATCGGCGACCACCGCCAAGCGGCTCGCGCCGTTCGCGCAGGTGGTGGTCGAGCCGTTCGGCGACATCTGGCTGCGCGATACCGCCCCGATCATCGTCGGGGACGGCAGCGCGCGGGACTTTCGCTTCAACGGCTGGGGCGGGAAATACGACCTGCCTGGCGATGACACGATCGGGCAGCGACTGGCGGCGAGCCGGCACAAGCGCGTCGAGGCGTGCGACTGGGTGCTGGAGGGCGGCGCAATCGATGGCGACGGGACCGGGACGGTCGTCACCACCGCGCAATGCCTGCTCAACCGCAACCGCAATCCGTCGCTGAGCAAGGCGGAGATCGAGGCGCGGCTGGCGTCGGATCTCGGCTATACCCGCGTGGTGTGGCTGGGGGACGGGCTGGTCAACGATCATACCGACGGCCATGTCGACAACCTTGCGCGGTTCGTCGGCGAGGGACGTGTGGCGATCCCGCAGGCGGCGGATAACGACCCGAACTGGCAGGTGTATCAGAACGCGGCGCGCGATGCTGCGGCAGCCGGGCTGGAGGTCGTGACGATCCCGTCGCCGGGCCGCGTGCTGCGCGACGAGGAGGTCGTGCCGGCGAGCTATATGAACTTCTATATCGGCAATGCCGCGGTGGTGGTGCCGCTGTACGGCGCGGAGAACGACCAGGCGGCGGTTGTGGCGATCCAGGCGCTGTTCCCGGACCGCGAGGTCGTGGGGCAGCGCGCGGATCACATCCTGACCGGGGGGGGGAGCTTCCACTGCATCTCGCAGCAGATTCCGGGGTGA
- a CDS encoding M28 family peptidase: MRPLILAALLLPFPLAAQGGPEPAISVETLKTVTQVLSSDAYEGRAPTTPAEAKTVAYIVERMKAAGLKPGNKGTWTQDVPMVEITAGNVAPFSFTGGTAPVSLAYRTDMVAGTYRVAPKSAVANSDVVFVGYGITAPEKGWDDYAGVDVKGKTMVILINDADWQTMSREGPFEGRAMTWYGRWPYKFENAAKHGAAAAIIVHDTEPAAYPWAVVQSSWTGPQLELDEKGDHLDQSQIVGWMQKSAAERVFASAGKDYATLAAAAKVKGFKAVPLGLKLSGGFTNTIRRQASKNVIGVLPGKTAPNDYVLYSAHWDHLGRCDAVDGDDICNGAADNATGVAGLIALAEAQAKAGPAKRSIAFLAVTAEESGLLGSRYYAEHPIYPLAHTVGGVNMDVLNVDGRAKDFVLTGAGKSEIEDLVKPFVAAEGRVIGVEANPERGGYYRSDHFSFAKLGVPMLDGGSGEDLVVGGTAAGHAAREDYVAHRYHKPADEYDAKWDWSGAVEDLGIYYGLGRKLADDTSLWPNWYKSAEFRGIRDRDRAGAK, from the coding sequence ATGCGTCCCCTGATACTTGCTGCCTTGCTGTTGCCTTTCCCGCTTGCCGCCCAGGGCGGGCCTGAGCCCGCCATCTCCGTCGAGACGTTGAAGACCGTCACGCAGGTGCTCTCGTCCGACGCGTATGAAGGCCGCGCGCCGACCACGCCTGCGGAGGCGAAGACCGTCGCCTATATCGTCGAGCGGATGAAGGCGGCGGGGCTGAAGCCGGGTAACAAGGGCACGTGGACGCAGGACGTGCCGATGGTGGAGATCACGGCGGGCAACGTCGCACCGTTCAGCTTCACCGGTGGCACGGCGCCCGTCAGCCTCGCCTATCGCACCGACATGGTCGCGGGCACGTACCGCGTAGCGCCTAAGTCCGCGGTGGCGAACAGCGACGTGGTGTTCGTCGGCTACGGCATCACCGCGCCCGAAAAGGGCTGGGACGATTATGCCGGCGTCGACGTGAAGGGGAAGACCATGGTCATCCTGATCAACGACGCAGACTGGCAGACGATGTCGCGTGAGGGCCCGTTCGAAGGGCGCGCGATGACGTGGTATGGGCGATGGCCGTACAAGTTCGAGAACGCCGCCAAGCACGGCGCGGCGGCGGCGATCATTGTCCATGATACCGAGCCCGCCGCCTATCCGTGGGCGGTGGTGCAGTCGTCCTGGACCGGGCCGCAGCTCGAGCTCGACGAAAAGGGCGATCACCTTGACCAGTCGCAGATCGTCGGCTGGATGCAGAAGTCGGCCGCCGAGCGCGTGTTCGCGAGCGCGGGCAAGGATTATGCGACTCTGGCGGCGGCGGCGAAGGTGAAGGGGTTCAAGGCGGTGCCGCTCGGGCTGAAGCTGTCGGGCGGGTTCACCAACACGATCCGGCGGCAGGCGTCGAAGAACGTCATCGGTGTGTTGCCGGGCAAGACGGCGCCCAACGACTACGTGCTGTATTCGGCGCATTGGGATCATCTCGGGCGCTGCGACGCGGTCGATGGCGACGACATCTGCAACGGTGCTGCGGACAATGCGACCGGTGTCGCCGGGCTGATCGCGCTCGCGGAGGCACAGGCCAAGGCGGGCCCGGCCAAGCGCTCGATCGCGTTCCTGGCGGTGACGGCGGAGGAATCGGGGCTGCTCGGATCGCGCTATTACGCCGAGCACCCGATCTATCCGCTCGCGCATACGGTTGGCGGCGTAAACATGGACGTTCTGAACGTCGACGGGCGCGCGAAGGATTTCGTGCTGACCGGTGCGGGTAAGTCGGAGATCGAGGACCTCGTGAAGCCGTTCGTCGCCGCCGAGGGACGCGTGATCGGGGTCGAGGCGAACCCGGAACGCGGCGGCTATTACCGGTCGGATCACTTCAGCTTCGCCAAGCTGGGCGTGCCGATGCTCGATGGCGGCAGCGGCGAGGATCTGGTCGTCGGCGGGACGGCGGCGGGGCATGCCGCGCGCGAGGACTATGTCGCGCACCGCTACCACAAGCCCGCGGACGAATACGACGCGAAGTGGGACTGGTCGGGTGCGGTCGAGGATCTCGGGATTTATTACGGTCTCGGGCGCAAGCTCGCGGACGATACCAGTCTGTGGCCGAACTGGTATAAGAGCGCCGAATTCCGCGGCATTCGTGACCGCGATCGCGCAGGAGCCAAGTAA
- a CDS encoding class I SAM-dependent methyltransferase has protein sequence MKLETLIGEPWADYGLIDSGHGKKLERYGRFRFIRPEPQAMWAPASADWTAQGEFVPGSDEDGGGRWEFAEPVPREGWTLKWNEVSYTAQTTPFRHLGFFPDMAPVWSWMRERVAGLESPECMNLFGYTGVGTLAMATKGVRMVHVDASKKSVEAAKANARLSGMADAPIRWMTDDAAKFVAREVRRGRRYDGILLDPPKYGRGPEGEVWRLEEDLPKLIADCRKLLDENSRFLFLTVYAVRMSALAIGELLNQVFADLPGKVEVGELGVREEARGLTLPTAIWARWSR, from the coding sequence ATGAAGCTCGAAACCCTCATCGGCGAACCCTGGGCCGATTACGGCCTGATTGATTCAGGCCACGGCAAGAAGCTCGAACGCTATGGCCGCTTCCGCTTCATCCGCCCCGAACCGCAGGCGATGTGGGCCCCCGCCTCCGCCGACTGGACCGCGCAGGGCGAATTCGTCCCCGGCTCCGACGAGGATGGCGGCGGCCGCTGGGAATTCGCCGAGCCGGTCCCCCGCGAAGGCTGGACGCTGAAGTGGAACGAGGTGTCCTACACCGCGCAGACCACGCCGTTCCGCCACCTCGGCTTCTTCCCCGACATGGCGCCGGTGTGGAGCTGGATGCGCGAGCGCGTCGCCGGGCTCGAGTCGCCTGAATGCATGAACCTGTTCGGCTATACCGGTGTCGGCACGCTCGCGATGGCGACCAAGGGTGTGCGGATGGTCCATGTCGATGCGTCCAAGAAGTCGGTCGAGGCGGCCAAGGCCAACGCCAGGCTCTCGGGCATGGCCGACGCACCGATCCGCTGGATGACCGACGACGCGGCGAAGTTCGTCGCACGCGAGGTTCGGCGGGGGCGGCGGTATGACGGGATCCTGCTCGACCCGCCGAAATATGGTCGCGGGCCGGAGGGCGAGGTGTGGCGTCTCGAGGAAGATCTGCCGAAGCTCATAGCCGATTGCCGCAAGCTGCTCGACGAGAATTCGCGGTTCCTGTTCCTGACGGTTTACGCGGTGCGGATGTCGGCGCTGGCGATCGGCGAGCTGCTCAACCAGGTCTTCGCGGATCTGCCGGGCAAGGTCGAAGTGGGTGAGTTGGGCGTCCGCGAGGAAGCCCGCGGCCTGACGCTCCCCACCGCAATCTGGGCCCGCTGGAGCCGCTGA
- the thrC gene encoding threonine synthase — protein MRYISTRGSAPVLDFEAATLAGLASDGGLYLPEAWPTLSRDEITALAGLSYVDTAVAVMAPFVGDAMTREELKALCDQAYGRFSHAAVAPLVQLDHDQWLLELFHGPTLAFKDVALQLLGLFFERFLAGTDKRLTIVGATSGDTGSAAIDAVAGREGIDIFMLHPVGRISDVQRRQMTTVLSPNVYNIAIEGSFDDAQALVKAMFNDRAFSTKFALSAVNSINWARLMAQVVYFFYAAVRLGAPDREVAFAVPTGNFGDVFAGYVAAKMGLPVAKLVVATNVNDILHRALSTGDYSKGGVQQTPTPSMDIQVSSNFERLLFDLGGRDGAALAAQMAGFEASGAMRLTNAQSQGASALFKSDRVDLDDMTLAMRWAHEHAGQVIDPHTAIGFAAALRLDVPAGVPIVTLATAHPAKFGDAVERATGVRPSLPARVGDLFDREERYATLPATFDAITAYITERARPSA, from the coding sequence ATGCGTTACATCAGCACCCGCGGTTCCGCCCCCGTCCTCGATTTCGAAGCGGCAACGCTCGCCGGCCTCGCCTCCGACGGCGGGCTGTATCTTCCCGAGGCATGGCCGACGCTAAGTCGCGACGAAATCACGGCGCTCGCCGGTCTCTCCTATGTCGACACCGCGGTTGCGGTAATGGCCCCGTTCGTCGGCGATGCGATGACCCGCGAGGAACTGAAGGCGCTCTGCGACCAGGCCTATGGCCGCTTCTCGCACGCCGCCGTGGCGCCGCTGGTCCAGCTCGATCACGACCAGTGGCTGCTCGAACTGTTCCACGGCCCGACGCTCGCGTTCAAGGACGTCGCGCTCCAGTTGCTCGGGCTGTTCTTCGAACGCTTCCTCGCCGGCACCGACAAGCGCCTGACGATCGTCGGCGCGACCAGTGGCGATACCGGCTCGGCGGCGATCGACGCAGTCGCGGGGCGCGAGGGCATCGACATCTTCATGCTCCACCCGGTCGGCCGCATCTCCGACGTGCAGCGCCGCCAGATGACCACGGTGCTCAGCCCCAATGTCTACAACATCGCCATCGAAGGCAGCTTCGACGACGCGCAGGCGCTCGTGAAGGCGATGTTCAACGACCGCGCCTTCTCGACCAAGTTCGCGCTGTCGGCGGTCAACTCCATCAACTGGGCACGGCTGATGGCGCAAGTGGTGTATTTCTTCTACGCCGCGGTCCGCCTCGGCGCGCCCGATCGCGAGGTCGCCTTCGCGGTGCCGACCGGCAATTTCGGCGACGTGTTCGCCGGCTATGTCGCGGCGAAGATGGGTCTCCCCGTCGCCAAGCTGGTCGTCGCGACCAACGTCAACGACATCCTCCACCGCGCGCTCAGCACCGGCGATTATTCGAAGGGGGGCGTCCAGCAGACCCCAACCCCGTCAATGGACATCCAGGTGAGCTCCAACTTCGAGCGCCTGTTGTTCGATCTCGGCGGCCGTGACGGTGCCGCTCTGGCCGCGCAGATGGCCGGGTTCGAAGCCTCGGGCGCGATGCGTCTCACCAACGCGCAGTCGCAAGGGGCCTCGGCCCTCTTCAAGAGCGACCGCGTCGACCTCGACGACATGACGCTCGCGATGCGCTGGGCGCACGAGCATGCCGGCCAAGTGATCGATCCGCACACCGCGATCGGCTTCGCCGCCGCGTTGCGCCTCGACGTGCCGGCGGGCGTTCCCATCGTGACGCTGGCTACCGCGCACCCCGCCAAGTTCGGCGACGCAGTAGAACGCGCCACCGGCGTGCGTCCCTCGCTGCCCGCGCGGGTCGGCGACCTGTTCGACCGCGAGGAACGCTACGCGACGCTCCCCGCGACGTTCGACGCGATCACCGCCTACATCACCGAGCGGGCGAGGCCATCGGCATGA
- a CDS encoding SURF1 family cytochrome oxidase biogenesis protein, translating into MIGLGLWQLLDRLPKKEAFLAQLAANPAKPPMAFPRLPDETLLFRRASGLCLQPTDITLAGAGKSGFRAIAQCRTGADGPGMVVQLGTTRDPMTKVVWAGGEVSGFISHAPDRRSLIGSLFDHTPQRLMLVADTPQAGLNPNGKPDIASVPNNHLAYAGQWFFFAAIAAIIYTLALRRRPR; encoded by the coding sequence ATGATCGGCCTCGGCCTGTGGCAACTTCTCGACCGCCTCCCGAAAAAGGAGGCGTTCCTTGCCCAGCTCGCTGCCAACCCCGCCAAGCCGCCCATGGCGTTCCCGCGCCTTCCCGACGAGACGCTCCTGTTCCGCCGCGCCTCGGGCCTCTGCCTCCAGCCGACAGACATCACGCTCGCCGGCGCCGGCAAATCCGGCTTCCGCGCGATCGCCCAGTGCCGGACCGGCGCCGACGGCCCCGGCATGGTCGTCCAGCTCGGCACGACGCGTGATCCGATGACCAAGGTCGTCTGGGCCGGTGGCGAAGTCTCGGGCTTCATCAGCCACGCGCCCGACCGCCGCTCGCTGATCGGCTCGCTGTTCGATCATACGCCACAGCGCCTGATGCTCGTCGCGGACACCCCGCAAGCGGGACTGAACCCCAACGGCAAGCCCGACATCGCCTCGGTACCGAACAACCACCTGGCTTATGCGGGCCAATGGTTCTTCTTCGCAGCCATCGCCGCGATCATCTACACCCTCGCGCTACGCCGCCGCCCGCGCTAG
- a CDS encoding alpha/beta hydrolase family protein encodes MPALMLAAATSLAIVPASAAPSDAARQFGARDNVTGVTISPDGKALAVIQPTAGRGAVLSIVRLDDGKGMKPILTTSGNPERLRYCRWSTNTRLVCGLYVIDMIGTSYYGYTRLFSINADGSDQKLLSARGNEYSLGIALGGGGVIDWLGEKGDGTVLMQRLAVPEVTTGRITGQTREGLMVERVDTTTLSRAMVEAPRGGVAGYVTDGRGVVRIMVRRPTTTLGQNAGRYDFLYRRKANREWLPLSTVTTSGGRSSGFVPQAVDPDLDVVYGLDATGGRTGVYSIALDGSMTKKLVFSRPDADVDELVQIGRQDRVVGASWVTDKRATAMFDPPLKQFAASLSKALPGAPLTSFVDASADEQKLVMFANADTDPGRFYLFDKTTKKLAEILPIRPQLTNVKLAQVKPVSFPAGDGTMVPGYLTLPPGSDGKNLPTIVLPHGGPWARDEWNFDWLSQFFAHRGYAVLQPNYRGSTGYGDSWFQQNGFRSWKTAVGDIDDGGRWLVKQGIADPAKLAIVGWSYGGYAALQSGTVDPTLFKAIVAVAPVTDFDLLRQEWKGDSTPQSLDETFGTRVTAEEGSPARHADRFVAPVLLFHGDRDQNVSIAESRLMASRLKGAGKSVQFVEYKGLDHQLEDDAARTDLLDRADTFLRTAMKM; translated from the coding sequence ATGCCGGCGTTGATGCTGGCGGCGGCGACAAGCCTGGCTATTGTGCCCGCAAGCGCCGCACCAAGCGATGCGGCGCGGCAATTCGGTGCGCGGGACAATGTGACGGGCGTCACGATTTCACCGGACGGCAAGGCACTGGCGGTGATCCAGCCAACCGCGGGCCGCGGCGCCGTGCTGTCAATCGTCCGTCTCGACGATGGCAAGGGCATGAAGCCGATCCTGACGACGAGCGGTAACCCGGAGCGGCTGCGCTATTGTCGCTGGTCGACCAATACGCGATTGGTTTGCGGGCTGTACGTTATCGATATGATCGGCACGTCCTATTACGGCTATACCCGCCTCTTCTCGATCAATGCAGACGGCAGCGATCAGAAGCTGCTGAGCGCGCGCGGCAACGAATATTCGCTCGGCATCGCGCTCGGCGGCGGTGGCGTGATCGACTGGCTGGGCGAGAAGGGCGACGGCACCGTGCTGATGCAGCGCTTGGCCGTTCCCGAGGTCACGACCGGACGCATCACTGGCCAAACCCGCGAGGGTCTGATGGTCGAGCGCGTCGATACAACTACCCTGTCGCGCGCGATGGTGGAAGCGCCGCGCGGTGGCGTCGCAGGCTATGTCACCGACGGACGCGGGGTAGTCCGCATCATGGTGCGCCGCCCAACGACGACGCTGGGGCAGAATGCGGGCCGCTACGACTTTCTTTATCGCCGCAAGGCTAACCGCGAATGGCTGCCGCTGTCGACGGTCACGACATCCGGCGGCCGCTCGAGCGGGTTCGTACCCCAGGCCGTCGATCCCGATCTGGACGTCGTCTACGGCCTCGACGCGACAGGCGGACGCACCGGGGTGTACAGCATCGCGCTCGACGGCAGCATGACCAAGAAACTCGTCTTTTCCCGCCCCGACGCGGACGTCGACGAGCTGGTCCAGATCGGCCGCCAGGACCGCGTCGTCGGCGCCAGCTGGGTCACCGACAAGCGCGCGACCGCGATGTTCGATCCGCCCCTCAAACAGTTCGCCGCCTCGCTGTCGAAGGCACTGCCGGGCGCGCCGCTGACGAGCTTCGTCGATGCGAGCGCGGACGAGCAGAAGCTGGTCATGTTCGCGAATGCCGATACTGATCCGGGCCGCTTCTACCTGTTCGACAAGACGACCAAGAAGCTTGCCGAGATTCTTCCGATCCGCCCGCAGCTCACCAACGTCAAGCTGGCGCAGGTCAAGCCGGTCAGCTTCCCCGCCGGCGACGGGACAATGGTGCCGGGATATCTGACCCTACCGCCGGGTAGCGACGGCAAGAACCTTCCGACCATCGTCCTGCCACATGGTGGCCCCTGGGCGCGCGACGAATGGAATTTCGACTGGCTGTCGCAGTTCTTCGCCCATCGCGGCTATGCCGTGCTCCAGCCCAATTATCGCGGCTCGACCGGCTATGGCGACAGCTGGTTCCAGCAGAACGGGTTCCGATCGTGGAAGACCGCGGTCGGCGACATCGACGATGGCGGGCGGTGGCTCGTCAAGCAGGGGATCGCCGATCCCGCCAAGCTGGCGATCGTCGGCTGGTCCTATGGTGGCTATGCGGCACTCCAGTCTGGAACTGTCGATCCGACCTTGTTCAAGGCGATCGTCGCAGTCGCACCCGTGACCGATTTCGACCTGTTGCGCCAGGAGTGGAAAGGCGATTCGACGCCACAATCGCTGGACGAGACGTTCGGGACGCGGGTCACCGCCGAGGAAGGCTCACCAGCCCGGCACGCCGATCGCTTCGTGGCGCCCGTGCTGCTGTTCCACGGGGATCGCGACCAGAACGTGTCGATTGCCGAAAGCCGGTTGATGGCGTCACGCCTGAAGGGGGCAGGCAAATCGGTTCAGTTCGTCGAGTATAAGGGGCTGGACCACCAGCTGGAGGACGATGCCGCGCGCACCGACCTGCTCGACCGCGCCGATACGTTCCTGCGGACGGCGATGAAGATGTAA